The Vibrio chagasii genome includes a region encoding these proteins:
- a CDS encoding sphingomyelin phosphodiesterase, translated as MKNQWTSLSALLASASFLSTPAIADTDVYLTNNTNQVMTIQASHSGTDLLKYGDEWQQHVEQIGPWETKKLISFNRWTGVKSGETYQFNTVVSNTVGESITLNQTMNGHWYNSTLQHGLSAADVNLRLYDDRNIHRSTTDTFDLNTELALKADNTARYDDIHYTITPEKVDEQPNPDANTLKVMTYNIWALPAIASHIGDRYDLIPQYVKGYDVLALQEVFANGRDEFLRELAKEYPYQTKMLDKDGINIYDGGVIIVSRYPIVNEAQYVFPDCTGTDCFADKGVNYAEIIKNGQAYHVFGTHTASFDTTTARNYRQRQFRQMRELAVSLDIPASETVIYSGDFNVNKLKFPSDYQEMFANLQATEPEYSGYTASTFDPRINNFAGEPMSGGENAEYLDYVVVSSEYAVKAHNNNRVDVPRSTSNELWKHYNLSDHFPVSAVIK; from the coding sequence ATGAAAAATCAATGGACTAGCTTAAGTGCATTACTCGCATCAGCTTCATTCTTATCTACCCCGGCTATCGCCGATACCGACGTGTATCTGACCAATAACACCAATCAAGTAATGACGATTCAAGCCAGTCACAGTGGTACTGACCTCCTTAAATATGGAGACGAATGGCAACAACACGTTGAACAAATTGGCCCTTGGGAAACCAAAAAACTGATCAGCTTTAATCGTTGGACGGGTGTCAAATCAGGGGAAACTTATCAATTCAATACTGTGGTTTCGAATACTGTGGGTGAAAGTATCACTCTTAATCAAACCATGAATGGACACTGGTACAACTCTACTCTACAACATGGCTTAAGTGCTGCTGATGTTAATTTGAGACTCTACGATGACCGTAATATTCATCGCAGTACGACCGATACCTTTGACCTGAATACCGAGCTCGCACTCAAAGCTGATAACACAGCACGTTACGATGACATTCACTACACCATCACTCCAGAAAAAGTAGACGAGCAACCAAACCCTGATGCGAATACGTTGAAGGTCATGACGTATAACATTTGGGCTCTTCCTGCGATCGCCTCCCATATTGGTGACCGCTACGACCTGATCCCTCAGTATGTCAAAGGCTACGACGTACTCGCACTTCAAGAGGTGTTTGCCAACGGCCGAGATGAATTCTTACGTGAGCTGGCCAAAGAATACCCTTACCAAACCAAGATGCTCGATAAAGATGGCATCAACATCTATGACGGCGGCGTCATCATTGTCAGCCGCTATCCTATTGTTAACGAAGCTCAATATGTGTTTCCCGACTGCACTGGTACTGACTGTTTTGCTGACAAGGGCGTGAACTACGCAGAGATCATCAAAAATGGACAGGCATATCACGTATTTGGTACTCACACCGCATCGTTCGACACCACAACGGCACGCAACTACCGACAACGTCAATTTAGACAAATGCGCGAGTTAGCCGTATCGCTCGATATCCCTGCATCAGAAACTGTGATTTATAGCGGTGACTTCAACGTTAATAAGCTTAAGTTCCCAAGTGATTACCAAGAGATGTTTGCTAATCTTCAAGCGACTGAACCCGAGTATTCAGGCTATACGGCGTCGACATTCGACCCACGTATTAATAACTTCGCTGGCGAGCCAATGTCTGGTGGGGAAAACGCCGAATACCTAGACTATGTCGTGGTAAGTTCCGAATACGCAGTGAAAGCGCATAACAATAACCGGGTTGACGTTCCCCGCTCTACCAGTAATGAGCTTTGGAAGCATTACAATCTTTCAGACCACTTCCCTGTTAGTGCAGTCATCAAGTAA
- a CDS encoding DUF2058 domain-containing protein: protein MAKLTLQEQMLKAGLVNEKKLKKAKKGSKKSRVQAREAKAAAEENKLAQQAKDKELNQQLKEKQLSKEIKAQVKQLIDMNKIDQKNGEIKYNFTDGTLVKYLYVEELTQKQLSKGILSIARQGESYVVIPTAVANKIAMRDEESIVDTQTASSDEVDEDDPYKDFVIPDDLMW, encoded by the coding sequence ATGGCAAAGTTAACACTCCAAGAGCAGATGCTTAAAGCTGGCTTGGTAAATGAGAAAAAATTAAAGAAGGCGAAGAAAGGCTCTAAAAAGTCTCGCGTTCAAGCTCGTGAAGCAAAAGCAGCGGCAGAAGAAAACAAACTGGCGCAGCAAGCAAAAGACAAAGAATTAAACCAGCAGCTGAAAGAGAAACAGTTGAGCAAAGAGATCAAAGCTCAAGTGAAACAGCTGATTGATATGAATAAGATTGACCAGAAAAATGGTGAGATCAAATATAACTTCACCGACGGTACTTTGGTTAAATACCTATACGTAGAAGAGCTGACTCAAAAGCAATTGAGTAAAGGTATCTTGAGTATTGCGCGTCAGGGCGAAAGCTATGTGGTTATTCCAACAGCGGTAGCAAACAAAATCGCTATGCGTGATGAAGAATCAATCGTTGATACTCAAACGGCAAGTAGCGATGAAGTTGATGAAGATGACCCGTACAAAGACTTCGTTATCCCAGATGATCTTATGTGGTAA